Proteins found in one candidate division WOR-3 bacterium genomic segment:
- the sixA gene encoding phosphohistidine phosphatase SixA — translation MENIFFLVQHGEAKSEIEDPERHLTERGKKESEKVANFLLKINLKPDIIIHSGKVRARETAEIFSKILNPEKRIIQGENLSPLDDPKFWGERLKIEKEKIMLIGHLPHLSKLTSFLLINDENREIVKFRYSSCLILLREEKNFYIKLFITPEVCEIG, via the coding sequence GTGGAAAATATTTTCTTTTTAGTTCAGCATGGTGAAGCAAAATCTGAAATAGAAGATCCTGAAAGGCATTTAACAGAGAGAGGAAAAAAAGAAAGTGAAAAAGTTGCAAATTTTCTTTTAAAAATTAATTTAAAGCCTGATATAATAATACACAGTGGAAAGGTAAGAGCAAGAGAAACAGCAGAAATATTTTCAAAAATTTTAAATCCAGAAAAAAGAATTATTCAAGGTGAAAATCTTTCCCCTTTAGATGATCCAAAATTCTGGGGAGAAAGATTAAAAATTGAAAAAGAAAAAATTATGCTTATCGGGCATCTTCCCCATCTTTCAAAATTAACCTCCTTTCTTTTAATAAATGATGAAAATAGAGAAATTGTAAAATTCAGATATTCATCCTGTTTAATTCTTTTAAGAGAAGAAAAAAATTTTTATATAAAACTTTTTATAACACCGGAAGTTTGCGAGATAGGTTAA
- a CDS encoding RNA 2'-phosphotransferase, producing the protein MRDRLIKLSKKLSYILRHDPLKFGINLDKDGYALIDELCEKAKINKNDIFELLKRGGKKRFEIKENKIRALYGHSFIKIEYEEIEPPEFLYHGTKRANLEKILKEGLKPMNRKYVHLSVNKEEALRVGKRHDKNPVILLILSKEAYNKGIKFFKSGDIYFCEYLPPQFIKVII; encoded by the coding sequence TTGCGAGATAGGTTAATAAAATTAAGTAAAAAACTCTCATATATTTTAAGACACGATCCTTTAAAATTCGGTATAAATTTAGATAAAGATGGTTATGCTCTCATTGATGAGTTATGTGAAAAGGCAAAAATTAATAAAAATGATATTTTTGAACTTTTAAAAAGAGGGGGAAAGAAAAGGTTTGAAATAAAAGAAAATAAAATAAGGGCTTTGTATGGTCACAGTTTCATAAAAATAGAATATGAAGAAATTGAGCCACCAGAATTTTTATATCATGGAACAAAAAGAGCAAATTTAGAGAAAATCTTAAAAGAAGGGTTAAAGCCGATGAATAGGAAATATGTTCATTTATCAGTAAATAAAGAGGAAGCATTAAGGGTTGGTAAAAGACATGATAAAAACCCGGTTATCCTTTTAATTCTTTCAAAAGAAGCTTATAATAAAGGAATAAAATTTTTTAAATCAGGCGATATTTATTTCTGTGAATATCTGCCACCGCAATTTATAAAAGTTATTATTTAA
- a CDS encoding ABC transporter ATP-binding protein, producing the protein MPTKGEVIFKNESLSNKKPDELAFLRRNYFGFIFQTFNLIPVLTVYENIEIALNLKYKNLKRNEKEKKIMEILEAVGLKEKRNVKPLELSGGEQQRVSIARALVKEPEFVLADEPTANLDSKTGSNIVELMRKLNKEKNVTFIFSTHDPLIMQYADRIIKLRDGLLEE; encoded by the coding sequence ATTCCCACAAAGGGAGAGGTGATATTTAAAAATGAATCCCTTTCAAATAAAAAACCTGATGAACTTGCCTTTTTAAGAAGAAATTATTTTGGATTTATATTTCAGACTTTCAATCTTATACCTGTCCTCACAGTCTATGAAAACATTGAAATTGCCCTGAACCTTAAATATAAAAATCTTAAAAGAAATGAAAAAGAGAAAAAAATAATGGAAATCCTTGAAGCAGTGGGACTTAAAGAAAAAAGAAATGTAAAACCTCTTGAATTATCAGGTGGTGAACAGCAGAGAGTATCAATTGCAAGAGCACTTGTGAAAGAACCTGAGTTTGTTCTTGCTGATGAACCGACAGCAAACCTTGATTCAAAAACAGGCTCAAACATAGTTGAACTTATGAGAAAACTTAACAAAGAAAAAAATGTAACATTTATATTTTCAACCCATGACCCTTTAATAATGCAGTATGCTGATAGAATAATTAAATTAAGAGACGGACTTTTAGAGGAATAA
- a CDS encoding FtsX-like permease family protein: MLKLAIRNLLRHKRRTFLTLSILSVAILYYVFISGLLDGFEFESTKNFIELETAHLKITHKDFNEETLKERIKNSDFIIEKIKNYHFIKDFTKRLKIYGFLDNGIDEYPVTIIGVNWEQDTLVYKINKYAKLNTKNGILIGEVIAEKFGVKEGDYIFLNFRTKEGVFFSKEMEIRGILSTPSYFLNNLYVIVDIDSLNNIGNFEGEISEISVVVDDYKKSFEYKNKLIKDFKELKITTWQEEGKDYLEISKTKKVFQVIFIFFIILLGIIGTTNTLMIAVFERIKEIGTLKSLGMKDSEIKRMFITEGILIGLFGTTLGVIIGVLINFYFVKHGIDWSPLLPKDINLAYRVSGVVKSAWNISSIIISFIIGPFSTLIASYIPARRAGKLTPAECLRWT; encoded by the coding sequence ATGCTTAAACTTGCTATTAGGAATCTTTTAAGGCATAAGAGAAGAACTTTTTTAACACTTTCAATTCTTTCAGTTGCGATTTTATATTATGTATTCATTTCAGGACTTCTTGATGGATTTGAATTTGAATCAACAAAAAACTTTATAGAACTTGAAACTGCCCATCTCAAAATTACCCATAAAGATTTCAACGAGGAAACACTTAAAGAAAGGATAAAAAACTCTGATTTTATAATTGAAAAGATTAAAAATTATCATTTTATTAAAGATTTTACAAAGAGATTAAAAATTTATGGATTTCTTGATAACGGGATAGATGAGTATCCCGTTACGATTATAGGAGTTAACTGGGAGCAAGATACTCTTGTTTATAAAATAAATAAATATGCAAAATTAAATACTAAAAATGGAATTCTTATAGGAGAAGTAATAGCAGAAAAATTTGGGGTTAAAGAGGGTGATTATATATTTTTAAATTTCAGAACAAAAGAGGGAGTTTTTTTTTCAAAGGAAATGGAAATAAGAGGAATATTATCAACTCCCAGTTATTTTTTAAACAATCTTTATGTTATTGTGGATATTGATAGTTTGAATAACATAGGAAATTTTGAAGGAGAAATTAGTGAAATTTCTGTTGTTGTTGATGATTATAAAAAGTCTTTTGAATACAAGAATAAATTGATTAAAGATTTTAAAGAACTAAAAATAACAACATGGCAGGAGGAGGGTAAAGATTATTTAGAAATTAGTAAAACAAAGAAAGTGTTTCAGGTGATATTTATATTTTTTATAATTCTACTTGGTATAATTGGAACAACAAATACTCTTATGATCGCAGTCTTTGAAAGAATAAAAGAAATAGGAACTTTGAAATCCCTTGGAATGAAAGATTCAGAAATAAAAAGAATGTTTATCACAGAAGGGATATTGATTGGTCTTTTTGGAACAACTTTAGGAGTTATTATTGGTGTTTTAATTAATTTTTATTTTGTAAAACATGGAATAGATTGGTCTCCTTTGCTTCCAAAAGATATAAATCTTGCCTACAGGGTTAGTGGTGTAGTAAAAAGTGCATGGAATATTTCAAGTATTATTATTTCTTTTATAATAGGACCTTTTTCAACATTAATTGCAAGTTATATTCCTGCGAGAAGAGCAGGTAAATTAACCCCTGCGGAGTGTTTAAGATGGACATAA
- a CDS encoding FtsX-like permease family protein, with protein sequence MDIIKMAFKNLFRNSRRSLLTSLSLLVAGFVVVVLHGYVTGFLKGMKNNIINWMSGHITIAKEEYFSRKIFIPQEEYIENLEEIEKKLKEFKYISFYTERLKSQGLIFKKDINKPVLIIGMDSEKEKKILELDKKIIKGIYELKEGALIGKELSRSLNLNVGDTIIIIAKTVLGGLNGIKIKINGIINAGFSEFDKRLVIISISNMKKLLKMKEGAHEIVVLLKNENKINDFIKKFKLNGITARDYIQELGTFSFYFKLATNIYYFIYFLIILLATFTVINTMTVAVFERLREIGTLKAIGMKDSEIFSLFGLEGIMLGTFGGVIGSILGWFTNIFLNLKGINVENIAKGMNIAIPYVIKFEANFHIVIFAIFLIIIICAIVSTIPALYAKKLSPQETLRQV encoded by the coding sequence ATGGACATAATAAAGATGGCTTTTAAAAATTTGTTCAGGAATTCAAGAAGAAGTTTACTGACATCTCTTTCCCTTCTTGTTGCAGGCTTTGTTGTTGTAGTTCTCCATGGATATGTTACGGGTTTCTTAAAAGGTATGAAAAATAATATAATAAACTGGATGAGTGGTCATATAACAATAGCAAAAGAGGAATATTTTTCAAGGAAAATTTTTATTCCACAGGAAGAATATATTGAAAATTTAGAGGAAATAGAAAAAAAATTAAAAGAATTTAAATATATATCATTTTATACAGAAAGATTAAAATCACAGGGGCTAATTTTTAAAAAGGATATAAACAAACCTGTTTTAATAATTGGAATGGATTCAGAAAAAGAGAAAAAGATACTTGAACTTGATAAAAAAATAATTAAAGGGATATATGAGTTGAAAGAAGGGGCATTAATAGGTAAAGAATTATCAAGAAGTTTAAATTTAAATGTTGGAGACACTATTATAATAATTGCAAAAACAGTTCTTGGGGGTTTAAACGGAATAAAGATAAAAATAAATGGTATAATAAATGCTGGATTTTCAGAATTTGACAAAAGACTTGTAATAATTTCAATTTCAAATATGAAAAAACTCCTTAAAATGAAAGAGGGTGCTCATGAGATAGTTGTTTTATTAAAAAATGAGAACAAGATTAATGATTTTATAAAAAAATTTAAATTAAATGGAATAACTGCAAGAGACTATATACAGGAACTCGGAACCTTTTCCTTTTATTTTAAACTTGCAACAAATATTTACTATTTCATCTATTTTTTGATAATTTTACTTGCAACTTTTACTGTAATAAATACGATGACAGTTGCTGTTTTTGAAAGATTAAGGGAAATAGGAACATTGAAAGCAATTGGAATGAAAGATAGTGAAATTTTTTCCCTTTTCGGATTGGAAGGAATTATGCTTGGAACATTTGGTGGAGTTATAGGTTCAATTTTAGGATGGTTTACAAATATTTTCTTAAATTTAAAGGGAATAAATGTGGAGAATATTGCAAAGGGTATGAATATTGCTATTCCTTATGTTATAAAATTTGAAGCAAATTTTCATATTGTAATTTTTGCAATTTTTTTAATAATAATTATCTGTGCTATTGTTAGCACAATTCCAGCCCTTTATGCAAAAAAACTTTCACCACAGGAAACCTTAAGACAAGTATAA
- a CDS encoding outer membrane lipoprotein-sorting protein produces MKFLILIFFSINADDILNKLREDRKIESSKFYAKIEIVKGKRILFKEFEGFSKGSDFYIVFKNPEDKDVKYLKIKNDLYIYIPDIDDVVRISGDMLKESFMGTDLSYEDLMQEDPLRYYKTLNFKDTVINGDSLYFMEIVDTTKRAPYYSINLFIEKKNILVKKEELFTKNGRKIKEIEILDYKKIKEKFYPVSYIMRDLRLKNSYTRVILEKIEIDINLKDEIFKLEHLRK; encoded by the coding sequence ATGAAATTTTTAATCCTGATATTTTTTTCAATAAATGCAGATGATATTTTGAATAAATTGAGGGAAGATAGAAAAATTGAAAGTTCAAAATTTTATGCAAAAATTGAAATAGTTAAAGGGAAGAGAATTTTATTTAAAGAGTTTGAAGGATTTAGCAAAGGTTCTGATTTTTACATAGTATTTAAAAATCCTGAAGATAAAGATGTTAAATACCTTAAGATAAAAAATGATTTATACATATACATTCCTGATATAGATGATGTTGTGAGGATTTCAGGGGATATGTTAAAAGAATCTTTTATGGGGACAGATTTATCCTATGAGGATTTAATGCAGGAAGACCCATTGAGATATTATAAGACTTTAAATTTTAAAGATACTGTTATAAATGGAGATTCTCTTTATTTTATGGAAATTGTTGATACAACAAAAAGGGCTCCTTATTATTCTATAAATTTATTTATTGAAAAGAAAAATATTCTCGTAAAGAAAGAGGAATTATTTACAAAAAATGGGAGGAAAATAAAAGAAATTGAAATTCTTGATTATAAAAAAATTAAAGAAAAGTTTTATCCTGTATCTTATATAATGAGGGATTTGAGATTAAAAAATTCTTACACAAGGGTAATTCTTGAGAAAATTGAAATTGATATAAATTTAAAGGATGAGATTTTCAAACTTGAACATTTAAGAAAGTGA
- a CDS encoding nucleotidyltransferase domain-containing protein: MNYESIEKKRKEYVNLLEKSLKIVKERLKDKVEKIIVFGSYFKRKDLFTDLDLLIIMETDKPFIERIKEIYSLLHLPVDADILCYTPSEIEKLKERNFFKKILKEGKILYEKRKNRRR, from the coding sequence ATGAATTATGAAAGTATTGAGAAAAAGAGGAAAGAGTATGTTAATCTTTTAGAAAAGTCATTAAAAATAGTTAAAGAGAGATTAAAAGATAAAGTTGAAAAAATAATTGTTTTTGGCTCTTATTTTAAAAGAAAGGATTTATTTACTGATCTGGATTTACTCATAATAATGGAAACAGATAAACCGTTTATTGAGAGAATTAAAGAAATTTATTCTTTACTCCATTTACCTGTTGATGCGGATATTCTTTGTTATACTCCTTCTGAAATTGAAAAGTTAAAAGAGAGAAATTTTTTTAAAAAAATTTTAAAGGAAGGGAAAATCCTTTATGAGAAAAGAAAAAATAGAAGAAGGTAA
- a CDS encoding HEPN domain-containing protein, which yields MRKEKIEEGKRWLEQAIIDLKWAKRIAKEGGYYLSCFLAQQAGEKALKGFLYAKGEEIVIGHSIERLCTFASKYDKNFLNKIKKWAILDGYYVPTRYPNSLPDSIPARVYTMDAANNALKLAEEIIDYIKRKFKGEDKND from the coding sequence ATGAGAAAAGAAAAAATAGAAGAAGGTAAGAGATGGCTTGAACAGGCAATCATAGATTTAAAATGGGCAAAAAGAATTGCAAAAGAAGGAGGATATTATCTCTCATGTTTTCTTGCACAGCAGGCAGGTGAGAAGGCATTAAAAGGTTTTCTCTATGCAAAAGGGGAAGAAATTGTGATAGGCCATTCAATAGAAAGGTTATGTACTTTCGCATCCAAATATGATAAAAATTTTTTAAATAAAATAAAAAAATGGGCTATCCTTGATGGTTATTATGTTCCTACAAGATATCCAAATAGTTTACCTGATAGCATACCTGCAAGGGTTTATACAATGGATGCTGCAAATAATGCTTTAAAACTAGCTGAAGAGATTATAGACTATATTAAAAGAAAATTTAAGGGAGAAGATAAAAATGATTGA
- a CDS encoding thioredoxin family protein yields the protein MIEKIKVKGIEVGIKGLKEIFEIVKGMNISEEEKKKEILKRVKSENYIPSEAEKDFEESLWKEFRRYLGEKIEDEESPFMEIKVIGAGCPRCKALLEETKNALTELGMSVNLEYVTDIREFSKYGVMVTPALIINKKIVSSGKVLKKEEIKKLILQFKK from the coding sequence ATGATTGAAAAAATTAAAGTTAAAGGAATTGAGGTAGGAATTAAAGGGCTTAAAGAGATTTTTGAAATTGTAAAGGGTATGAATATTTCTGAGGAAGAAAAGAAAAAGGAGATTCTAAAAAGGGTTAAAAGTGAGAATTATATCCCTTCAGAGGCAGAAAAGGACTTTGAAGAATCTCTATGGAAAGAATTTAGAAGATATCTCGGGGAGAAAATAGAGGATGAGGAAAGTCCTTTTATGGAGATTAAAGTGATTGGTGCAGGATGCCCAAGATGCAAAGCTTTATTAGAGGAAACAAAGAATGCTTTAACAGAGCTTGGAATGAGTGTAAATTTAGAATATGTTACTGATATAAGAGAATTTTCAAAATATGGTGTTATGGTTACTCCTGCCCTTATAATAAATAAAAAGATTGTTTCAAGCGGGAAAGTTTTAAAAAAAGAAGAAATAAAAAAGTTAATTCTTCAGTTTAAAAAATGA
- a CDS encoding permease has translation MKFLWNLILSGLLALKEYIALHVLTCLIPAFLLAGAIVTFLSKDVILKYLGGSAKKIISFPLSAISSIFLAVCSCTVIPIAAGIYFRGGGIGPAFIFLWVAPASNILALIYTGAIIGYDMALSRIIVAFFMSFLIGLLMTWIFIKEEKERVKEFAIIDTENEKVSIIKKKDFILLILLVITLLAPNYLVPKGPYFKKVIVFLIFSGITFLYAFIFKTKEEILKWLNETLWFVKIIFPLLLLGVFIVGILGGILKREWIEPLLGGNRILSSFFATIIGALSYFATLTEAPFVHTLMKFGMGKGPALALLLTGPGASLPNFLAISRIFGLKKAITYAILIIIFGTFSGWFIGNFIF, from the coding sequence ATGAAATTTTTATGGAATCTAATACTTTCAGGTCTTCTGGCTTTGAAAGAATATATAGCACTTCATGTTCTAACCTGTCTTATCCCTGCATTTTTACTTGCAGGTGCAATTGTTACCTTTCTTTCAAAGGATGTTATTTTAAAATATCTTGGGGGAAGTGCTAAGAAAATAATTTCTTTCCCCCTTTCAGCAATTTCTTCAATCTTCCTTGCAGTCTGTTCATGCACAGTAATTCCAATTGCAGCAGGTATATATTTCAGAGGCGGAGGAATAGGACCTGCTTTTATATTTTTATGGGTTGCTCCTGCTTCAAATATACTTGCTTTAATATATACAGGTGCAATAATCGGATACGATATGGCTCTTTCAAGGATAATTGTTGCATTTTTTATGAGTTTTTTAATTGGACTACTTATGACATGGATTTTTATAAAGGAAGAAAAGGAAAGGGTTAAAGAATTTGCTATTATAGACACTGAAAATGAAAAAGTTTCAATAATAAAAAAGAAAGATTTTATACTTTTGATACTTTTAGTAATTACACTTCTTGCTCCAAATTATCTTGTTCCAAAGGGTCCTTATTTTAAAAAGGTTATTGTATTTTTAATATTTTCAGGAATAACATTTTTATATGCTTTCATTTTCAAGACAAAAGAGGAAATTTTAAAATGGCTTAATGAGACCCTCTGGTTTGTAAAAATAATATTTCCACTTTTACTTCTTGGTGTTTTCATAGTTGGTATATTAGGAGGAATTTTGAAAAGGGAATGGATTGAACCTTTACTTGGTGGAAATAGAATCCTTTCATCATTTTTTGCAACAATAATTGGTGCATTGAGTTATTTTGCAACATTAACTGAAGCCCCATTTGTTCATACTTTAATGAAGTTTGGTATGGGTAAAGGACCAGCCCTTGCCCTTCTTTTAACAGGACCTGGTGCTTCATTACCAAATTTTTTAGCAATTTCAAGGATTTTTGGATTAAAAAAGGCGATAACATATGCAATTTTAATAATTATATTTGGGACATTTTCAGGATGGTTTATAGGGAATTTTATATTTTAA
- a CDS encoding thioredoxin family protein has protein sequence MEIKILGSGCPKCQTLERLAKRAVEELGLEAKIEHIKDPKEIAKYTFTTPALLVNGKLKIQGVPSYEKVKEIIEEEIK, from the coding sequence ATGGAGATAAAAATTTTAGGATCAGGTTGTCCTAAATGCCAAACCCTTGAAAGACTTGCAAAAAGAGCAGTTGAAGAACTTGGTTTGGAAGCAAAGATAGAACATATAAAAGATCCAAAAGAAATTGCAAAATATACCTTTACAACTCCTGCCCTTCTTGTAAATGGAAAATTGAAAATTCAGGGAGTCCCTTCTTATGAAAAAGTTAAGGAAATAATAGAGGAGGAGATAAAATAA
- a CDS encoding site-specific DNA-methyltransferase produces MQKIKEENKKIGSIGKFQLDEIYCGDALELIKEIPDEVIDLIITDPPFAIDFKAKKNNYNRTQKRVLEGYVEIPKEKYYKFTLNWMRECYRILKPSGSMYVFSGWTNLKDILNAIDEVGFITINHLIWKYQFGVFTKRKYVTSHYHILFVVKDENKYKFNKIEHYPEDVWIINREYWTGKIKTPTKLPLELVKKIILFSSDEGDIVFDPFFGSGTVLVAAKILKRHYLGFEIVREYYNLAKQRLLNAQTSLF; encoded by the coding sequence ATGCAAAAGATAAAAGAAGAAAATAAAAAAATTGGGAGTATAGGTAAATTTCAATTAGATGAAATATATTGTGGAGATGCTCTTGAACTTATAAAGGAAATACCTGATGAGGTAATAGATTTAATAATTACTGATCCACCTTTTGCAATTGATTTCAAAGCAAAAAAGAATAACTATAATAGAACACAAAAAAGGGTCCTTGAGGGATATGTTGAAATACCAAAAGAAAAATATTATAAATTCACTCTTAATTGGATGAGAGAATGTTATAGAATTTTAAAACCCTCCGGCAGTATGTACGTATTTTCTGGCTGGACAAACTTAAAGGATATTCTGAATGCAATTGATGAAGTGGGATTTATAACAATAAATCATTTGATTTGGAAATATCAATTTGGTGTATTTACTAAAAGAAAATATGTTACAAGTCATTATCATATATTATTTGTAGTTAAAGATGAAAACAAGTATAAGTTTAATAAAATTGAGCATTATCCTGAAGATGTATGGATAATAAATAGAGAATACTGGACAGGAAAAATTAAAACACCAACAAAGTTGCCCTTAGAGCTTGTTAAAAAAATTATACTTTTCAGTAGCGACGAGGGAGATATCGTTTTTGATCCATTTTTTGGTTCCGGAACAGTTCTCGTGGCAGCAAAAATTTTAAAAAGACATTATTTAGGATTTGAAATAGTGAGAGAGTATTATAATCTCGCCAAACAAAGATTATTAAATGCTCAAACCAGTTTATTTTGA
- a CDS encoding interleukin-like EMT inducer domain-containing protein, with protein MGKINFIKKNFITLISGLVFIIHFLFSPYPINSTMKFRESFLYFFVSLKVKKYNVKKDNSGKIYRIISSGSNSIRLKYSLFIFAFEKYKFIGGERGMYVVKIPLRDYKDMDIKCFDVSGKKENADSLFNYLTNIKEDALLFFGIRDEATSNWNERLDNLFKKMGSRFSLTGKYRYSYIFVVKKKGSEFFPVFEELSPDRIIFAKIKLNN; from the coding sequence ATGGGAAAAATAAATTTCATTAAAAAGAATTTTATAACATTAATTTCAGGTTTAGTGTTTATCATACATTTTTTATTTTCTCCTTACCCCATTAACTCTACGATGAAGTTTAGGGAAAGTTTTCTTTATTTTTTTGTATCTTTAAAGGTTAAAAAATATAATGTTAAAAAAGATAATAGTGGAAAAATTTATAGAATAATTTCATCTGGGTCTAATTCAATAAGACTTAAATACTCTTTATTTATTTTTGCATTTGAAAAATATAAATTTATAGGAGGAGAAAGGGGGATGTATGTTGTAAAGATTCCTTTACGAGATTATAAAGATATGGATATAAAGTGTTTTGATGTTTCGGGTAAAAAAGAAAATGCTGACAGTTTATTTAATTATTTGACAAATATAAAAGAAGATGCACTTTTATTTTTTGGTATAAGGGATGAAGCTACCTCAAACTGGAATGAAAGACTTGATAATTTATTCAAAAAAATGGGGTCAAGATTTTCTTTAACAGGTAAATACAGGTATAGTTATATTTTTGTTGTAAAGAAAAAAGGTTCTGAATTTTTCCCTGTTTTTGAGGAACTTTCGCCTGATAGAATAATATTTGCTAAAATAAAATTGAACAATTAA
- a CDS encoding DUF2130 domain-containing protein, producing MKNIIICPKCGTKIDVNEILYEQIEKELKEKIESELKTKMKIEKEKIEEEIKRKLEEEKAEYIKKLEKELREKTEKIKDYYRLEAELERLKREKEELKEMIIFEKEKEFSQRIMEERERIKKELNEKIYFEMKEKDKIIEDLKKKLEEAQEKAEKVSGELKGEIQEIEIEKFLKNQYPFDEVRRVSKGQYGADVIQIVRNEKGMECGKIYYESKRTKTFDNRWITKLKEDNLSLNADILVIVTETMPKESDSFFYKDGVWICNFFELKPLSYILRHFLIEMNYLKISKENKETKMSMLYDYLTGNEFKNQFGAFIDGFTTLYKSYIEERKKMQIIWAEREKQLQKILDNLLRFYGSIKAIAGEKIPEIKELEDRKFLMLEEK from the coding sequence ATGAAAAACATAATTATATGTCCAAAGTGCGGAACAAAAATTGATGTAAATGAAATACTTTATGAACAGATTGAGAAAGAATTAAAGGAAAAGATTGAAAGTGAATTAAAAACAAAAATGAAAATTGAAAAAGAAAAAATTGAAGAAGAAATAAAAAGAAAGCTTGAGGAAGAAAAAGCAGAATATATAAAAAAACTTGAAAAAGAATTAAGGGAGAAAACTGAAAAAATTAAGGATTATTACAGATTAGAAGCAGAACTTGAAAGATTAAAAAGAGAAAAAGAGGAATTAAAGGAAATGATTATTTTTGAAAAGGAAAAAGAATTTTCCCAGAGAATTATGGAGGAAAGAGAAAGGATAAAAAAGGAACTAAATGAAAAAATTTATTTTGAAATGAAAGAAAAGGATAAAATAATTGAGGACTTAAAGAAAAAACTTGAGGAAGCTCAGGAGAAAGCTGAAAAGGTTTCAGGTGAATTAAAGGGTGAAATACAGGAAATAGAAATTGAAAAATTTTTAAAAAATCAATACCCTTTTGATGAAGTTAGAAGAGTTAGTAAAGGGCAGTATGGGGCTGATGTGATTCAAATTGTAAGGAATGAAAAAGGTATGGAATGTGGTAAAATTTATTATGAAAGTAAAAGGACAAAAACTTTTGACAACAGATGGATAACAAAGTTAAAAGAAGATAATCTAAGCTTAAATGCAGATATTTTAGTTATAGTAACAGAAACAATGCCAAAGGAAAGTGATTCATTTTTTTATAAGGATGGAGTTTGGATTTGTAATTTCTTTGAATTAAAACCTCTCTCATATATTTTGAGACATTTTCTGATTGAAATGAATTATTTAAAAATTTCTAAAGAGAATAAAGAAACAAAGATGTCAATGCTTTATGATTATTTAACAGGAAATGAATTCAAGAATCAATTCGGAGCTTTTATAGATGGTTTTACAACACTTTATAAAAGTTATATTGAGGAAAGAAAAAAAATGCAGATTATTTGGGCAGAAAGGGAAAAACAGTTACAGAAAATTCTTGATAATCTTTTAAGATTTTATGGTTCAATAAAGGCAATAGCAGGAGAAAAAATTCCAGAAATAAAAGAACTTGAAGACAGAAAATTTTTAATGTTGGAAGAAAAATAA